The Candida albicans SC5314 chromosome 5, complete sequence genome includes a region encoding these proteins:
- a CDS encoding glutamyl-tRNA(Gln) amidotransferase subunit (Ortholog(s) have glutaminyl-tRNA synthase (glutamine-hydrolyzing) activity and role in endoplasmic reticulum organization, glutaminyl-tRNAGln biosynthesis via transamidation), whose protein sequence is MRKTLTSIRFLSDGIRVKDKWNSLISDLVVEPTNSTGPLSGTTYIVKDNIATSHGYTTAASKILSNYESPFNATIIDLLSSNGSKLIGKSNLDEFGMGSANYNSYFNKVTNPYDNTKVPGGSSGGSAASVAGKMCSFSIGTDTGGSVRLPASYCNVFGFKPTYGRISRWGVIPYAQTLDTVGIIGENVNIIKRVYDVLNKYDDKDPTCLPEEVRQKIPTTKKETLTIGVPHEFVLKELSADVRESWEYALSKTCKLGHLVKPISIKTIKKALPSYYTLATAEAASNLSRYDGIRYGYNTNELVNSPIELIATNRSDGFGSEVQRRILLGNYTLSSDSGDHYLRATQIREELCAEFSSIFNNSHVLLQDEQSSDKVDLIMAPTSTSTAPTWDEFVSANEKNFLNSYVNDVLTVPASLAGIPAISVPVNGIGIQLMGQFGDDDLVLQLADQI, encoded by the coding sequence ATGAGGAAAACATTAACTTCAATCCGTTTTTTGTCTGACGGTATTCGTGTCAAAGATAAATGGAATAGTTTGATCTCCGATCTCGTGGTTGAACCTACAAATAGTACAGGTCCACTCTCTGGAACCACTTATATCGTGAAAGACAATATAGCCACAAGCCATGGTTATACCACTGCTGCATCTAAAATACTATCTAACTATGAATCACCTTTCAATGCCACGATAATAGATTTGTTGTCAAGTAATGGTTCAAAACTAATAgggaaatcaaatttggaTGAATTTGGGATGGGATCAGCAAATTATAATTCGTATTTCAACAAAGTTACTAATCCGTATGATAATACTAAAGTTCCAGGTGGATCTTCTGGTGGCTCTGCTGCGTCCGTGGCTGGGAAAATGTGTTCATTCAGCATTGGAACTGATACTGGAGGATCAGTGCGGTTGCCTGCAAGTTATTGTAACGTATTTGGATTCAAACCTACTTATGGTCGAATTTCTAGATGGGGGGTTATACCGTATGCACAGACATTGGATACAGTGGGGATTATAGGTGAAAATGTAAATATTATAAAGCGTGTTTACGATGTGCTTAACAAGTATGACGATAAGGATCCCACTTGTTTGCCTGAAGAAGTGAGACAGAAAATTCCTACCactaaaaaagaaacattGACTATCGGTGTTCCACATGAGTTTGTGTTGAAAGAGCTATCGGCTGATGTTAGAGAATCTTGGGAATATGCACTTTCCAAAACATGTAAATTGGGACATTTGGTAAAACCTATAAGCATAAAAACTATCAAGAAGGCACTACCATCATACTATACTTTAGCAACTGCTGAGGCTGCATCAAATCTTTCAAGATATGATGGTATAAGATACGGATATAACACCAATGAATTGGTTAATTCTCCCATAGAACTAATTGCAACCAATAGATCAGATGGCTTTGGAAGCGAAGTGCAGAGACGTATTTTATTGGGAAATTACACTTTGTCTTCAGACTCTGGTGACCATTATTTGAGAGCCACCCAAATTAGAGAGGAATTGTGTGCAGAGTTCTCCTccattttcaacaattctcATGTGTTGCTTCAGGATGAGCAATCGCTGGATAAGGTAGATTTGATAATGGcaccaacatcaacaaGTACTGCACCTACTTGGGACGAGTTTGTTTCCgcaaatgaaaaaaatttcttaaaCAGTTATGTGAACGATGTGCTAACTGTCCCGGCATCATTAGCAGGGATTCCAGCAATTTCTGTGCCAGTTAATGGGATCggaattcaattgatgggacaatttggtgatgatgatttggtGTTACAATTGGCTGATCAAATTTAG
- a CDS encoding GTP cyclohydrolase I (Ortholog(s) have GTP cyclohydrolase I activity, role in folic acid-containing compound biosynthetic process and cytosol, nucleus localization) encodes MSNPSHNPKHHLREEDSNGTQDGPKSTVPIKRSKLVGSSNLVSPNFLPRDLIETPLQTRAASPLTLNPPIDSDGLSWPSQGARLRIEQTSEEAKAREERIASAVKVILEELGEDTSREGLLETPERYARAMLYFTKGYEDNIRDVIKRAVFEEDHDEMVIVRDIEIYSLCEHHLVPFFGKAHIAYIPNKRVLGLSKLARLAEMYSRRFQVQERLTKQIAMALSEILKPRGVAVVIEATHMCMVSRGVQKTGSSTTTSCMLGCFRDQQKTREE; translated from the coding sequence atgTCAAACCCATCACATAATCCAAAACATCATCTTCGTGAAGAAGATTCCAATGGAACTCAAGATGGACCAAAATCAACTGTACCTATCAAAAGATCTAAATTGGTTGGCTCATCCAATTTAGTATCTCCAAATTTTTTACCTAGAGATTTAATAGAAACTCCATTGCAAACACGTGCTGCATCTCCATTGACTTTAAACCCACCAATTGATAGCGATGGATTATCATGGCCATCTCAAGGAGCAAGACTTAGAATAGAGCAAACGTCAGAAGAAGCTAAAGCCAGAGAAGAACGTATTGCCTCGGCCGTAAAAGTAATCTTGGAAGAATTGGGCGAGGACACTTCACGTGAAGGATTATTAGAAACACCTGAACGATATGCTCGTGCCATGTTATATTTCACAAAAGGATATGAAGATAATATTAGGGATGTTATTAAAAGAGCAGTTTTTGAAGAAGATCATGATGAAATGGTTATTGTTAGAGATATTGAGATTTATTCACTTTGTGAACATCATTTAGTTCCATTTTTCGGGAAGGCTCACATCGCATATATCCCAAATAAAAGAGTTTTAGGTTTAAGTAAATTGGCAAGATTGGCAGAAATGTATTCAAGAAGATTTCAGGTTCAAGAAAGACTAACCAAACAAATTGCCATGGCATTAAGTGAAATCTTGAAACCAAGAGGTGTTGCAGTAGTCATTGAAGCCACTCATATGTGTATGGTCAGTAGAGGGGTTCAAAAAACTGGCTCTTCAACTACTACAAGTTGTATGTTGGGTTGTTTCCGtgatcaacaaaaaacCAGAGAAGAGT
- the SSD1 gene encoding mRNA-binding translational repressor (Protein with role in resistance to host antimicrobial peptides; virulence role in murine infection; functional homolog of S. cerevisiae Ssd1p, which suppresses various mutant phenotypes; constitutively expressed and not cell-cycle regulated), which translates to MSSSQDYNNNSNNTPARVSSRKGKNLHVAHRRSPSELTNLMVEQYNLQRQLEEVQAQQKLLEEKQKQQQQQFTYPSAQGSSELAPPPISSGYGGNRSSHSRSSSINTHRRTGSGSGGTAHGHSRRHSLGLNEAIKAAANQKQSNRNSLSPTIPNEAKTDSSDDIGSFKFPPSGGDQGDTSGQSSSSHNRSRSLAYGQQSFKFPPTPDQSNDTRGNSLLPPNPNFSVTQSPDRGHNRRSSHFRTGSRGSGSNTNTDGINSNWRAQQQSPQQQQRQGGLLEPPQVGFTPGHKPRNSSYGGGSSVSSLQQFLPNNGGSNNSGQQGGHQGGGNNGRKTLFAPYLPQSSLPELINEGRLVTGTLRVNKKNRSDAYVSTDGLLDADIFICGSKDRNRALEGDLVAVELLIVDEVWESKKEKEEKKRRKDNTLHSRPLTDDIHNDATSAPNTAEGSVTGTSKEDGAGSNEEETGGLARRGSLKQRPTMKKNDDVEVEGQSLLLVEEEEINDEIKPLYAGHVVAVVDRIPGQLFAGTLGLLRPAQAAQAARDKKNGKESTVQNPKAPKIVWFKPTDKKVPLIAIPTEQAPKDFVENHEKYADRLFVASIKRWPITSLHPFGTLVSNLGPIDSPETEIDSILRDNNFLCDEYPDDDNDDIVSVNAYDLPSIEPEFENTQREEYLNDYIIAFTQNGEFVDHALHVKRISNTKIELGFHVADIAYFIKPGSSLDRKSKKRSSSVFLPQKTVNLFPKQVNKIVSFKENEKNLAVSVVFEIDTSNFEVEDLYIHESVIVPKQLVTYDAFDTILSGQSVDSISSATSDYVKTFSLIAKEFRRHRLSNRSLGITPNLTLLDQLDDEKVRLDLNIFKDSLAFDVISEISHKVNSAIAAKVHAGLGDQAILRRHPLPTLQKMETFVRKATSLGFKIDTTTSSTLQNSILKIDDPVKRKCVETLLYKCMSRGRYYVAGKQDTDSYAHYYFNLPLYTHFTAPLRRYADLIVHRQLKAVLNKQVEDKDLDSLKAITDYCNFKKDCAANAQEQAIHLLLSQTINEMSETAGQLLCMGTVVQVYESSFDVFIPEFGVEKRVHGDQLPLVKAEFDKNERILELWWEKGVDSATYIPPDEKSSLSYRNSIKNKYRTSALQAAKIQSKTALEKSTTPADSVAEKLAKLNLEPPKLVVPSLKSNELHEVEKDETKSMPSSPTQSEIPKNVRTNSSSRISSSGNTFSLEPYLQNTITRIEGDSYIQVIKELTQVPVLLRAEIGMALPCLTVRVLNPFAEEQ; encoded by the coding sequence atgAGCTCGTCACAAgattacaacaacaacagtaatAATACCCCAGCCAGGGTTTCCAGCAGAAAGGGGAAAAACTTGCATGTTGCACATAGACGTTCTCCATCCGAATTAACCAACTTGATGGTTGAGCAATATAACTTGCAACGTCAATTGGAAGAAGTGCAAGCTCAACAGAAACTTTTGGAAGAGAAGCAaaaacagcaacaacaacaattcaCATACCCTTCAGCTCAAGGGAGTTCAGAGTTAGCTCCACCTCCAATATCATCTGGGTATGGAGGTAATAGGTCATCCCACTCCAGATCATCGTCAATCAATACCCATAGACGTACTGGATCTGGGTCTGGAGGAACTGCTCATGGGCATTCAAGAAGACACTCTTTGGGGTTGAATGAAGCCATCAAGGCAGCAGCAAATCAAAAGCAAAGCAACAGAAACAGCTTAAGCCCAACAATTCCAAATGAAGCCAAGACTGACCTGTCTGACGACATTGGGTCTTTTAAGTTTCCACCATCCGGTGGGGACCAAGGAGATACCTCTGGtcaatcatcatcatcacaCAATCGTTCAAGATCATTAGCATATGGGCAACAATCTTTCAAGTTCCCACCAACACCAGATCAATCAAACGATACCAGAGGTAATAGTTTGTTACCTCCAAACCCAAATTTTAGTGTTACTCAGTCACCCGATCGTGGCCATAATCGCAGATCATCTCATTTCCGGACAGGATCTCGTGGTAGTGGAAGCAACACCAATACCGACGGGATAAACTCCAACTGGAGAGCCCAACAGCAATCTCcgcagcaacaacaaagacaGGGTGGTTTATTGGAACCACCTCAAGTCGGGTTCACCCCTGGCCATAAACCACGTAATAGCTCATATGGTGGTGGTTCTTCGGTGTCCTCATTACAACAGTTTCTTCCAAATAATGGTGGATCAAACAATTCTGGCCAACAAGGTGGCCACCAAGGAGGAGGTAATAACGGAAGAAAAACCCTTTTTGCTCCTTACTTGCCACAATCTTCTTTGCCcgaattaattaatgaaggACGCTTGGTTACTGGTACTTTGAGAGTtaacaaaaagaatagaTCCGATGCATATGTTTCTACTGATGGTTTGCTCGATGCCgacatttttatttgtggCTCAAAGGATCGTAATCGTGCTTTGGAAGGTGATTTAGTTGCCGTTGAATTGTTGATAGTCGATGAAGTGTGGGAGTCCaagaaggaaaaagaagagaagaaaagaagaaaggaCAACACTTTGCATTCAAGACCATTAACAGATGATATACACAATGATGCAACTTCTGCACCAAACACAGCTGAAGGATCAGTAACTGGCACTTCAAAAGAAGATGGCGCTGGCTCTAACGAGGAGGAAACTGGTGGGCTTGCCAGAAGAGGTTCCTTGAAACAAAGACCAACCATGaagaaaaatgatgatgttgagGTTGAAGGTCaatcattgttgttggttgaagaagaggaaATTAATGATGAGATTAAACCTCTCTATGCCGGACATGTTGTAGCTGTTGTCGATAGAATCCCTGGCCAGTTGTTTGCTGGTACTTTGGGTCTTTTAAGACCAGCACAAGCAGCACAAGCAGCAAGAGATAAGAAAAATGGTAAGGAGTCTACCGTTCAAAACCCTAAAGCTCCAAAGATTGTTTGGTTCAAACCAACTGATAAGAAAGTACCTTTGATTGCGATTCCAACTGAACAGGCACCAAAggattttgttgaaaaccACGAAAAGTATGCTGATCGATTATTTGTAGCATCCATCAAGAGATGGCCAATCACTTCATTACATCCCTTTGGTACGTTGGTAAGCAACTTAGGACCAATTGATTCCCCAGAAACtgaaattgattctatTTTGAGGGACAACAACTTTTTATGTGACGAATATCCTGATGACGATAATGACGACATTGTGTCTGTTAATGCTTACGATTTACCTTCGATTGAACCCGAGTTTGAGAACACGCAAAGAGAGGAATATTTGAATGACTATATTATTGCATTTACTCAGAATGGCGAGTTTGTTGACCATGCCTTGCACGTTAAAAGAATCTCAAAtaccaaaattgaattgggGTTCCATGTTGCCGATATTGCCTATTTTATTAAACCAGGGTCTTCATTAGATCgtaaatcaaagaaaagatCATCTTCTGTTTTCCTCCCTCAAAAAACAGTCAACTTGTTTCCAAAACAAGTTAACAAAATCGTCTCTTTCAAGGAAAATGAGAAAAACTTAGCTGTTTCAgttgtttttgaaattgatactAGTAATTTTGAAGTCGAAGATTTGTACATCCATGAATCTGTAATTGTTCCTAAACAGTTGGTTACTTACGATGCATTTGATACTATTTTACTGGGTCAATCCGTTGATAGCATTTCTTCAGCAACTTCAGATTATGTAAAGACTTTTAGCTTGATTGCAAAAGAGTTCCGTCGCCACCGTTTATCAAACCGCTCACTCGGAATCACCCCTAACTTGACATTGTTAGACCAATTGGATGACGAAAAAGTTCGATTAGATTTGAACATATTCAAGGATTCTTTAGCATTTGATGTGATTTCAGAAATCTCACACAAAGTGAATTCTGCAATTGCTGCAAAAGTTCATGCTGGCTTGGGAGATCAAGCAATTTTGCGTCGTCATCCATTGCCTACATTACAAAAAATGGAAACATTTGTAAGGAAAGCAACTAGTTTGGGATTCAAGATTGACACCACAACTTCGTCTACTTTGCAAAACTCTATCttgaaaattgatgatccagttaaaagaaaatgtgTTGAAACTTTGCTTTACAAATGTATGTCGAGGGGTAGATATTATGTTGCAGGAAAGCAAGATACTGATAGTTATGcccattattatttcaacTTACCTTTATACACGCATTTCACAGCACCATTGAGACGTTATGCCGATTTAATTGTTCATAGACAATTAAAAGCTGTCTTGAACAAACAAGTTGAAGATAAAGATTTGGACTCATTGAAGGCTATCACGGATTATTGTAACTTCAAGAAGGATTGTGCTGCTAATGCCCAAGAGCAAGCTATACACTTGTTGTTATCCCaaacaatcaatgaaatGAGTGAAACCGCTGGTCAATTGTTGTGCATGGGAACAGTAGTCCAAGTGTACGAGTCATCGTTTGATGTATTTATTCCAGAGTTTGGAGTTGAAAAAAGAGTCCATGGTGACCAGTTGCCTTTGGTCAAAGCTGAATTTgacaaaaatgaaagaatCTTGGAACTTTGGTGGGAAAAGGGTGTTGATTCTGCTACATATATCCCACCTGACgaaaaatcatcattatcgtACAGAAACTCCATTAAGAATAAATACAGAACTTCTGCTTTACAAGCAGCCAAGATCCAAAGCAAAACAGCTTTGGAAAAGTCTACTACTCCAGCGGATTCAGTTGCAGAGAAATTAGCTAAGTTGAATTTGGAGCCTCCCAAGTTGGTAGTACCATCCTTGAAAAGTAATGAATTGCATGAAGTGGAAAAAGatgaaacaaaatcaatgcCTTCATCCCCAACTCAATCAGAAATTCCTAAGAATGTCAGAACTAATTCATCATCTCGTATTTCTTCTAGTGGCAACACTTTTAGCTTGGAACCTTATTTGCAAAATACCATCACTAGAATTGAGGGTGATTCATACATTCAAGTGATCAAGGAATTGACACAAGTTCCTGTTTTGTTAAGAGCTGAAATTGGTATGGCTTTGCCATGTTTGACAGTAAGAGTTTTGAACCCATTTGCTGAAGAACAGTAA
- the HYS2 gene encoding DNA-directed DNA polymerase delta subunit (Putative DNA polymerase III (delta) subunit with a predicted role in DNA replication and DNA repair; cell-cycle regulated periodic mRNA expression) — protein MSSSQFYNKGVDESVVSRQEIEEFTKRNEFFLKPSSRKYAKQYFSMYQYRLKNLRDRVHKTAMEKWGHGTKKINGNTIEKQDKILDIASGKLCWVIGTVFCDAKYKLDILNDVEKGTDDVLPLEPVTYVNEDEQPIVMLEDESGRAILNNDNFLAKNLLVTGCIVAVLGIEIQAGIFEIMDIAYPDCAPQKPLPLGENKRGKIALVSGLNIGDEGHYDLKLELLKQYLLGELGNAEDKLDGSLISQLIIAGDSIMPIQNLRAEMDLKNFVTTNNYGSKNISKYNVESFKKLDEFLTDILVSLPVAVMPGKNDPAEICLPQQPLHRSLFKNNSSLLDGNRLTRLTNPQWIDAQTVKILGTSGQNVDDIQKYIVPKKDHQFTSIEIMENNIKWQNFVPTAPDTLYCYPYENYDPFIFSDDLPHVYFVGNQQQFDSKLFEHDGVNVRLISIPKFKESGQFVLLDLDTLETEVVTIEI, from the coding sequence ATGTCATCTTCACAGTTTTACAATAAAGGAGTTGATGAATCCGTAGTATCTAGACAAGAGATTGAAGAGTTTActaaaagaaatgaatttTTCCTTAAACCAAGCAGCAGGAAATATGCcaaacaatatttttccATGTACCAATACCGTTTAAAGAACTTAAGAGATCGAGTTCATAAGACTGCCATGGAAAAATGGGGTCACGGaaccaagaaaataaatggGAATACCATTGAAAAGCAAGATAAAATATTAGATATTGCTAGTGGGAAATTATGTTGGGTAATCGGAACCGTGTTTTGCGATGCCAAATACAAACTTGATATCTTGaatgatgttgaaaaagGTACAGATGACGTTTTACCATTGGAGCCTGTAACTTATGTGAACGAGGATGAACAACCAATTGTAATGCTTGAAGACGAGTCAGGAAGAGCTATTTTGAATAACGATAACTTTTTGGCAAAGAATTTATTGGTCACTGGCTGTATAGTGGCCGTATTGGGTATTGAAATACAAGCAGGgatatttgaaataatgGATATTGCATATCCAGATTGTGCACCACAGAAACCTTTACCACTTGgagaaaacaaaagagGGAAAATAGCCTTAGTGTCGGGATTAAATATCGGGGACGAAGGTCATTAcgatttgaaattggaaCTTTTGAAGCAGTACCTTTTAGGAGAACTCGGAAATGCCGAAGATAAATTGGATGGCAGCCTAATCTCCCAGTTGATAATTGCTGGCGACTCTATTATGCCTATACAGAATTTAAGAGCAGAGatggatttgaaaaactttGTCACTACAAATAATTATGGATCAAAGAATATTTCCAAGTATAATGTTGAGAGTTTTAAGAAACTTGACGAATTCTTAACCGACATTCTTGTGAGTTTACCAGTCGCTGTAATGCCAGGAAAGAATGATCCAGCAGAAATATGTTTGCCTCAGCAGCCATTACACAGGTCgcttttcaaaaacaactCGTCACTTCTCGATGGGAATCGATTGACGAGATTGACAAATCCTCAATGGATTGATGCACAAACTGTCAAGATACTAGGAACAAGTGGCCAAAATGTGGATGATATCCAGAAATACATTGTACCTAAAAAAGATCACCAATTTAcctcaattgaaattatggAAAACAATATCAAGTGGCAAAACTTTGTCCCTACAGCACCAGATACTTTATATTGCTACCCGTATGAAAATTATGATCCATTCATTTTCTCTGATGATTTACCACACGTGTATTTTGTTGGTAACCAGCAACAATTTGACAGCAAACTCTTTGAACACGATGGTGTTAATGTTAGACTAATATCCATCCCAAAGTTTAAAGAATCTggtcaatttgttttactTGATTTGGATACCTTGGAGACTGAAGTAGTCACCATAGAGATTTAG
- the HAS1 gene encoding ATP-dependent RNA helicase (Functional homolog of S. cerevisiae Has1p, which is a nucleolar protein of the DEAD-box ATP-dependent RNA helicase family that is involved in biogenesis of the ribosome, particularly the small (40S) subunit; caspofungin-downregulated) yields the protein MAKTTKVKGNKKKSDTSKVVSKVSRKRSHEDSESEVEDNEKVVEELDADFDEVAGLLGDDIEDPESKSQSKKEKQKAKDEAKLEQLTKPQVSNEVPDNDNDDDSSEDVLFENADFSEPTMKAIKEMGFTKMTKVQAKTIPPLLAGRDVLGAAKTGSGKTLAFLIPAIELLYSLKIKPRNGTAVIIITPTRELALQIFGVARELMQFHSQTCGIVIGGADRRQEATKLAKGVNLLVATPGRLLDHLKNTQFVFSNLKALVIDEADRILEIGFEDEMKQIIKVLPNENRQSMLFSATQTTKVEDLARISLRPGPLYINVVPEKDVSTADGLEQGYVVCDSDKRFLLLFSFLKRNVKKKIIVFLSSCNSVKFYSELLNYIDLPVLDLHGKQKQQKRTNTFFEFCNAKQGILVCTDVAARGLDIPAVDWIVQFDPPDDPRDYIHRVGRTARGTQGKGKSLMFLTPSELGFLRYLKAAKVPLNEYEFPANKIANIQSQLTKLIKTNYLLNQSAKDGYRAYLQAYASHGLKTVYQIDKLDLKKVSASFGLDQVPRVNLSIGGTKTKKQKRS from the coding sequence atggCAAAGACAACCAAAGTAAAAGGtaacaagaagaaatctGATACATCAAAAGTTGTATCTAAAGTTTCCAGAAAAAGATCTCATGAAGATTCAGAATCCGAAgttgaagataatgaaaaagtagttgaagaattagatgctgattttgatgaagTTGCAGGATTATTAGGTGACGATATTGAAGATCCTGAATCAAAATCCCAAtccaagaaagaaaaacaaaaggcCAAAGATGAAGCCAAACTTGAACAATTAACCAAACCTCAAGTATCCAATGAAGTTCCTGACAATGACAACGACGATGACAGCTCCGAAGATGTATTATTCGAGAATGCTGATTTTTCTGAACCAACCATGAAAGCCATCAAGGAAATGGGATTTACCAAAATGACAAAAGTTCAAGCTAAAACGATACCACCATTATTGGCAGGTAGAGATGTTTTGGGAGCAGCAAAGACCGGATCTGGTAAAACATTAGCATTCTTAATTCCtgcaattgaattattgtattcattgaaaatcaaaccAAGAAATGGTACTGCAGTGATAATAATTACCCCAACTAGAGAATTAGCCTTACAAATTTTTGGTGTTGCTCGTGAATTGATGCAATTCCATTCCCAAACTTGTGGTATAGTTATTGGTGGGGCCGATAGAAGACAAGAAGCCACAAAATTAGCCAAGGGTGTGAACTTATTAGTCGCTACCCCAGGGAGATTATTGgatcatttgaaaaatactCAATTTGTGTTTAGTAATCTAAAAGCTTTGGTGATTGATGAAGCCGATAgaattttggaaattggGTTCGAAGatgaaatgaaacaaatcattaaaGTTTTACCTAATGAAAACAGACAATCAATGTTGTTTTCTGCCACCCAAACTACAAAGGTGGAAGATTTAGCTAGAATTTCATTAAGACCTGGTCCATTATACATAAATGTTGTGCCCGAAAAAGATGTTTCAACTGCTGATGGGTTAGAACAAGGGTATGTTGTTTGTGATTCCGACAAGAGATTTttactattattttcattcttAAAACGAAAcgtcaagaaaaaaatcattgtGTTTTTGTCATCTTGTAATAGTGTCAAATTTTACAGTGAATTATTGAACTATATTGACTTACCAGTGTTGGATTTACATGGTAAACAAAAGCAACAAAAGCGTACAAACACTTTTTTCGAATTTTGTAATGCCAAACAGGGAATATTAGTATGTACAGATGTTGCTGCTAGAGGATTGGATATTCCAGCCGTCGATTGGATTGTCCAATTTGATCCACCAGATGATCCAAGAGATTATATCCATCGTGTTGGGAGAACAGCCAGAGGAACTCAAGGTAAAGGTAAATCATTGATGTTTTTGACCCCATCTGAATTGGGATTCTTAAGATACTTGAAAGCTGCTAAAGTACCTTTGAATGAATATGAGTTCCCAGCTAACAAGATTGCTAACATCCAATCTCAATTAActaaattgatcaaaaccaattatttgttgaatcaATCAGCCAAAGATGGATACAGAGCATATTTGCAAGCATATGCTTCACATGGATTGAAAACTGTGTATCAAATTGACAAATTGGATTTAAAGAAAGTTAGTGCTAGTTTCGGTTTAGATCAAGTACCTAGAGTCAATTTGAGTATTGGTGGcacaaaaaccaaaaagcaaaaaagGTCATAA
- a CDS encoding uncharacterized protein (Ortholog(s) have mitochondrion localization), with translation MFCRSKTIPVKRLQFFRSFATRSSFDSPFDHLPKLNNRSWFNWKTTTAFFLLGSYLAYNETLFNYYEKYTEIDEKDPNIKILPMQLEYKLKNLPIYQQLAHPKNSHQWYKLQSWENLDRNILDNQTQVKKQDEYQEPTLTNQTLNKPGGILIKPVIFHNIETDEGVHIVHAGYRLCGYPFIIHGGIIATLLNETFKRNASLSKYTTSNLKDDFKVENLTINYRRPTLANQFLIVKTKKKESPENDNRTIVLESVIEDSKGKVLVKSEALLHDTGRATNRIKENEKSKKSWW, from the coding sequence ATGTTTTGTCGTTCAAAGACTATACCAGTTAAGCGCTTGCAATTTTTCCGATCATTTGCAACACGCTCATCATTTGATTCACCTTTCGACCATCTCCCTAAATTGAATAACCGTTCATGGTTTAATTGGAAAACAACTACAGCCTTTTTCTTACTAGGCTCCTACTTAGCATATAATGAAACTTTATTTAACTATTATGAGAAATACACTGAAATAGATGAAAAAGATCCTAATATCAAGATTTTACCCATGCAATTGGAATATAAGTTGAAGAACTTGCCCatatatcaacaattagCCCACCCCAAAAATTCACATCAATGGTATAAATTACAAAGTTGGGAAAATCTCGATAGAAACATTTTAGATAATCAAACCCAAGTTAAAAAGCAAGATGAGTATCAAGAGCCAACTTTAACCAATCAAACATTGAATAAACCCGGAGggattttgataaaaccAGTCATCTTTCACAATATAGAAACAGATGAAGGGGTTCATATTGTACATGCTGGATATAGGTTATGTGGATATCCATTTATCATCCATGGTGGAATAATTGCCACATTATTGAATGAAACTTTTAAAAGAAATGCATCTTTATCGAAATATACTACatcaaatttgaaagatgATTTCAAAGTTGAGAATTTGACAATTAATTACAGACGTCCAACTTTAGCTaaccaatttttgattgttaaaacgaaaaagaaggaaagtCCTGAAAATGACAACAGAACAATAGTCTTGGAAAGTGTTATCGAAGATTCAAAAGGTAAGGTGTTAGTTAAAAGTGAGGCGTTATTGCACGATACAGGAAGAGCAACAAATAGgattaaagaaaatgaaaaatcaaagaaatcatGGTGGTAG